In Papaver somniferum cultivar HN1 chromosome 9, ASM357369v1, whole genome shotgun sequence, the genomic stretch GGGAGCGCTACAAGAAGCTTATAGctagctgtccacaccatcaaatTAGCGATCAACTCATTATTCAATACTTCCACGAGGGGTTGCTTTCTAATGATAGAAATTTGATTGATGCCACAAGTGGTGGTGCACTCACCAACAAAACCATTGTTGAAGCTACAAGCTTGTTAGAGAACATGGCTGCAAACACTCAACAATTCTACACTAGGGGTGAAAAAATGGTAAGGAAAGTGAATGAAGTTGGCGATTCTCCACACATGGAACAGAGGATGAGTAACATAGAGAGGATGATGCAACAAATAGCAGCTATCGTCATACCATCATACACCGAAGAAGTTGAGCAAGCTAGTGCAATGTACCAAAATCAGCAACGGCCAAGATATGACCCTTACTCTAGCACATACAATCCGGGTTGGCGTGATCATCCCAATTTCAGCTACGCCAAAAATCAAGCTGCAACAAATCCTACTTTCAATCAACTAGGAGGGTACTAATTCATGCAAAGACCACAACAAGAAACTCAAGGTACAAGTGTGGATGCCAAGTTTACTCTTATGATGCAAAGTATGCAAGAGATTTCAAAGACAATGCAAGGGTTCAACCAATTCCAGCAGAAATCCGAGATGGCTATGAGAGATGTGCAAAACCAAGTTAGTCAATTGGCTAATGATATGAATCAACTCAAAGCACAAGCAGCTGGAAAACTTCCTTTGCAACCACTGAATCATAAAGAGACTGTcgttattgaattacgaagtggAAAGCAAGTAGAGAAACCGACAACATCATCGGAGGCccatgaacctgatttagagaaAGAAAAGGATGAAACAGTCCCTAAAAAGACTGATTCGGTAAATTCTAActctaaacctcttgtttctaATTATGTTACTCCTCCACGTTTTTCTAGCAGGTTTGCAAAATCTAAGAAGGAGACATTGGACAAAGagatttgggaaatcttcaagaagATCGAAGTGAACATTCCATTAATTAAGGCGATAAGGCAGGTTCCTCGCTATGCAAAGTTCTTgaaggaattgtgcactaacaagcacaaatTGACTGGTAATGAGGTAATAAGTGTGGGGGATAATGCTTTGGCATAtcttcaaaagaaactcccacctaaattgaaagACCCCGGAAGTTTTACTACAccttgcacaattggtaaaaAAAGGTTTACAAAAGCTTTGCTAGATTTTGGAGCATATATTAGTGTCATGTCTGCTTCAATTTATGAATCTTTAAATCTTGGTCCTCTCAAAAGTACCATCATAGTTATTCAACTTGTCGATAGATCTAATGTCTACCCGAAAGAGGTTGTTGaaaatgttttggtgcaggtcaATGAGCTTATATTTCCTGTCGACTTCTATGTTCTTGATAtgagtgatgaaaactcatcctCGTCTACACCTTTGATGTTGGGTAGACCATTTATGAGAAATGCTAGAACGAAGATAGATGTATTTGAAGGTACCTTGACAATGGAATTTGATGGAGAGGTCGTTCGCTTCAACAGCTTTGAGGTGATGAGATACCCGAGTGATGTGCACTCATGTTTTGTTGTGGAGGAAACTGACCCTGGCTAAGAATGCAAGTGAGATGAAAGTCGGGCTGATGACTTTAatccaagcgctaagtgggaggcaacccaccggttttgtatctttatttttatctttttatttttaagaattttatctttgtttttgcatatcatttgcggaatttcccaccttgaactttactttgaatgactaaattttacattgaggacaatgtaaagtttaagtgtgggggagcatttatatgtttttaaAGTTTGTTGCCTttagttaaaaaaataaataaatatagaaaaatagaaaaaagaaaaaattgctttataaaatttgaaatctagaaacttgtgcctttaggatggcactaccaatataagtggatggaaccatcttgattgaaggagttgaggaacccattaactaaaaggaaggacagagctcatgtgttagaaataatatgatagttgttaccatatctcggaatgtcaccatatcactttctgtttttatttttgcaatattttcttgtttaactaagtgatttggtgggtcactaacatcgaattgttattactgttaggatgaaatagagtgattgagttactaaaaaaaagaccagaccaattagaccaaccagagtgtatatacaaaaaaaaaaaattgacactttggtgcaatatgtgtgtgttctccctgtctccgtcgcctaagaaagcgtggaacgcaggatcaatgggaattaccatgtaatgtgctgacaagaagcatgcgcttggatccaaaagatctaatcatgttgtcaattaaaaaaataataataataataatttatcattgttcaattaataaatcaactgctggttcccttgtatattctagttcatttgatctagaattaagattgtcgactgctggttcccttgtatatgccagttgtgttgatactagaattcagaccagtatctcaatccattaggattcataggttcatcttggcggtgaccttcagacatatatgggaaacaccgtcaCTTAGTCGACATTCGCAaccatctatctctatatccatcttcttaatctattcatgtgtgattgtggttagttagattccgagtattatgGTTTGTTCGACTTTCTAAGTAGAACTCtatttacttatatatgaattggacttgcatcaaggtacctcctctTGTAGTCATTTTGGGTTCGTTCATAGACTCTTCAGAGGTAattggaatttggagtaaaaggttttgtaggtacacctcttgcaaaccttcacgagactaaacctcgtccactagggacacctaggggttcaaaggcttgttatacgtgctaagtgtgaccgtaacCTCGACGATACGGAGttatatgtatgttttagaattggttttgtttgatttgctcgaggactagcaaagtctaagtttgggggaatttgataggtgtctaagggcgtccacagtggtacgatcaaaaccaaagatcaaagaccaaaacaaacgatcaaatttgagtttagtctgtagtgtcacgttaaggcagtggagtatatttagtcgggcggatgtataatccacgcttgcatgtggagcgttggtataatcttcgtttgggacgggcggagatatagttaacgctggttgtggggcgttggtaaagattacGCTGGTTGTGGGGCATACATATAGTTCACGCTCGAAGAAGGGGCGTaggtataatctacgcctggtgtggcgaacgtataatcaacgcctgaatgaagcGTACGTATAAccaacgcctgttttgaggcgtacgtataatcaacgcctgtttcaggcgaacgtataatcaacgcctcattcaggcgtacgtataatcaacgcctcactcaggcgtacgtataatcaacgcctcactcttctctcaggcgtacgtataatcaacgcttggtttcactcaggcgaatgaaggaatcaacgcctcatggcaggcgtacgtatagtgttggactTGTATTAACACATGTATCGAGCAAGTTTGGAATTAAAGCCCAGAcaatctctaaccaccacgtatatcccacgtgttcactttccctttaccctaatcttctccgtcttcttcttttcttttctacctcctctttgtttctaccgcccacaaacacagcttctaaaccaacacatcacagtaacgagcagtaaaagaaaagaaaaaaacgagatacttgatgaacctgggttacaaaagaggtattttttttttaatctcttttgttttatccatattgttgtataatttatttagggttttatttgttaaaattagtttatataaaattgggttttaacgaacaaatatgaatatgaaattggttaaatttaattgggtatgtgtgttttatgtttttttagagattaatatgtatgtgaaaaaaaccatatttgctgcttatgtaaatttggttaatttttttttaaaaatagttatagaagatctaatttgtgggaggaatagatttataatttttgggtattgtaaaaatctgtggttatgtagattatgtgggaaatagttctcacccttcatctgtttcaatcaacctatttcaattgagagcttccttttattgtttttctgcatgttgtctgttggtaattaattttagtgaatatggttatcaataattgtagttatgtaaattattggattaattttaaaattattgtattaattttaaattattgtagttatgtaaattattggattaattattgcttttctgcatgttgtatgtgaatatggttaccaataattgaatttgtattgttttttattgaattttgaggtgattaattttagttatgtaaattgtagttatgtaaattttgggagttacatatgtagaatagctaattgcgtgagtatgcaattgattttttagtgatttttattgaatcttgaagtgattaaattgggttgtggaatcttgtaatgattttcgaaatgcatcggtgacgatttaatttgtgtttgtggaattatagaatttggaattgatatggtttgtgttaaggatttatagtatttggaatataaatggtgatggactaataaaaatattcgttaatgagggttggtcttttaataatgtaactgcatctatattgtgtgtgcacagatgttgaacaaattcacagcgcggttcaatggtcgcatgaagacgaacaagaaacaaaaatctgtagccgaagaggattataacttaatccctactggtacaattaaggaggttgatattccccggttagggaggtttcctatactgcaagatgataaaccgcacgctactacggacatcacatttaAGGGGAGCAAAATTGAAGTATAACACAATCGTGGATCTTTGGCctcggtaattcatcactatcaaactatttcacaacactgtcctagagctaaatatatattgaaaaagcgggatggcaaaatttactggacatacaatgtagcgaaaccaaccattcaatggttgattatattgctgagcggttttgggatacaacaaacacttttcacttcccatttggtgagatgggattcaccccctagattggctcatgttgactggactgagtatcggtgatgggcctgatgttccttatgattcggggaagtaccaatttgaacatgttcgtgagcatatctttccggatatccaagatgtcacgctctgtccaaaagcaccgtcgtgggtttcaaattcaattacaattaaatatttaaggtcatatttcttcgaagacaagttggttgcggctgaaaatgatagcacccttgctcatagagtagcaattgcctttttcatgtatgttttgggaca encodes the following:
- the LOC113312962 gene encoding uncharacterized protein LOC113312962, with amino-acid sequence MQRPQQETQGTSVDAKFTLMMQSMQEISKTMQGFNQFQQKSEMAMRDVQNQVSQLANDMNQLKAQAAGKLPLQPLNHKETVVIELRSGKQVEKPTTSSEAHEPDLEKEKDETVPKKTDSVNSNSKPLVSNYVTPPRFSSRFAKSKKETLDKEIWEIFKKIEVNIPLIKAIRQVPRYAKFLKELCTNKHKLTGNEVISVGDNALAYLQKKLPPKLKDPGSFTTPCTIGKKRFTKALLDFGAYISVMSASIYESLNLGPLKSTIIVIQLVDRSNVYPKEVVENVLVQVNELIFPVDFYVLDMSDENSSSSTPLMLGRPFMRNARTKIDVFEGTLTMEFDGEVVRFNSFEVMRYPSDVHSCFVVEETDPG